Genomic segment of Candidatus Poribacteria bacterium:
TAACCCTGTATCCGTGAGGATATTGTTGATGACATGTTCGATGGCTTTATCGTAAGCGATAAGGTCAAAGAGTGTGCCACATTCAGGGGTCGCATACTCCAGATGCCCCATATCGATGTAGAGCCGCCCACCATTGTATAGAAACCCGCCGTTGCCTGGGGGTTCGCCCCAGTCCCGGTAGTGGATATCCCGAAGACCGAGTTCCAACACATCGAAGACGTAATCTCGGACGCGCGCCGCAACCCCTTCAGAGGTCCCACGAACCCGTTCGGTATCCGTCATGCACCCAAATTCAGTTTCGATTCCAAAAATTCTTTTCTTCATTTTTAATTTTACCTTACGGATTTTTAATTTTACCTTGCGGAGGAACAACGGGCGTTTGGACTATCAAATGCGTTCCTTAAAACCGCCTGAGCCGTTGTTGCAGGCTACAGGTTGGTAGAAAAAGGAAAAGAAATTATGGGAGGGCAGTTTCAATTTCCTGAGAGGTTAGCAGCCGAAATTTACTCGTTCCGCGTTGGGTTGTCTCCAAAACCCCTGCTTCAATTTCACCATCTTCTCGTGCAAGCTTGATAATTTCGTGCATCTGGGAAGTATCTATCTGGGTGTCCTCCGATTCGGCTTCCTCCGGTTCCCGTGAACTCAATTCTCTACCGACTGCCCACGCTTCTAAACCCAACTGGAGGGCAGCGGCTAAATCTCTGTCGGCATCTGTAGAAGCCGTCGCGAGATAGTTTTGCATTCCCGTCTCGATGGCTTCTGTTCCGCCGATAACGGTAGCGGTTGTGTCTGTTCGGACGTTCCCGTCGTAGTTGATACAGGTAAAACGGTTTTTACCGTCTGTGCTGCCGAGTTCAGCGAGCAACATTTTAATGATATACGCTTCACCGACAATGGACTCGAACGCTTGTTTAAAGGTATGTGCTAAAACGAAGTTCGTGAGTCGGTGTAGGTTGACATCTTCGGTGGCATTTTGGAAACCTTGGACGCTGGCGGTATCGGTCACAAGCATTCGGAGGCGTTCAATATCGGCGGGATGTCCGATTGCGGAGAGTGCGATTCGGTCATGCACTTCAAAAATTTTGCGTTGTCCTCTACCAATCGTGAGGAGTACCATGCCTTGGTTATAGGTAAGCCCTACAACGGGACTTCCGACCCGAAGTTGGTCTTCAATGTAATCTCGTCGGTCTTGAATCGCTTCTATCCAGCGATACGGTTCATCTCGCATTCTTTTAACTTTCCTTGCGGTTTTTTAATTGTTCCTTGCGGTTAAACGCCGCGGGTTTGTGCTTTGACATCTCGTTCTGAAATTCGCTCTCCATTTCATTACGAGCTGCGCGCTTTGGACGATTTTTTAATTTTTCCTTGCGGTTCGGTTAGGTGCGTTTGGAGAATACTGTGCGCTTCCGTATCCGTCCTCCTTGTGCAAGCCTCTATAGGAAACCTGCAGGACAATGTTACGAACTACGCGCGCTCTATAACAGACCTTGGAAATTCGGTATAGATGCGAGACTAAACAGTCTCTCCGTCGGGTTGTGCTTCAGCGTAACAGGTTTCCAATTCATCGTCAGGAATATCTTCAACGCCGGTGCGTGTCACAGTTTTGATATTTGGGAATATTTGTGCCCTTGCATTGTAACCGCTTGTTGCGGCATCGTACTCGCTGGCTGTGTCCAAAAGGCGTAAGATCGTGATGGTCGCCTGCCGCTCATCCATCTCCCGCAAGGGGGTATCACCGAATCGAGAGAGATAGCGTAAAACGCCGCGGATCCAGATGGAGCCGGAACCGGTCGTGGCAAAATTGACGTTTTCAAAATGTGCACCGAGTGCGTCATAGAAGAAAATCTTGCCGCCATTCTTGTCATCAGCGGTATTCAAATCGTAGAGTGCAAAGATCGGGATAACGCCCCCGATACCTTGAAGTGCCATCGGCAGATTCTCCCGGATGAGCCGCGATAGCATTCGGAGCTTGCCTTCAAGACTCAATTCTTGGAGCTGGCTGCGGCGAAAGTATTGAAACGAATGCTCCAATATTCGGGCGATCTCATAAGCGATTGCGGGTGAACCTGAAATAGCGAGCACAGAATGCCTATCAATCTGTAAAACCTTCTCTGCGCGATCATAGATGACAGAAGTGCCAGCGGTGGCACGCCGGTCACCTGCGATCATAACACCCTCTCGGTAACGAACAGCAACAACGGTTGTGCTATGTGCTATCTCAATGTCAGCACCGTGCTGTGATGTTTCCGACGGCACATCTATTGTCAAAGGATAGTTTGCTTGTTTTAAAAGACTGAGGAAATCCCCTTTATGGTTATCGCTTGATTTAACGCTTTGCGAATTATTAAAAAAAGCGTTCATTACTCCCCCGTTCTTTGGCGATACCGTCTGGACTGATCTTTGTCAACACGGCGCATCCGTTTGAGCAGTTCTTGTGTATCGGGCCGGCTGACTTTCTGTCTTTTGGGTCCCTCGTTATCACTATCACCATCACCGGGACCGATGGGTTTGGTGTCCCTTTGTTTCCGTTCAAGTTGAGCAATCATTTTGGCTGTCATTTTATGTCTCCTTTTTTATAGATGCAACTTCTCAATGAGCGTCTCAACGGTTGGCGATTGATCGAGCACCTCGTTATATTGGCGTGCGATCGCCGCATCCGCGAGGGCATTTAGATTGACTTCGCGGGTGCGTCCGTTTACAGTGAAGGTAATACTATCCCACTGTATCGCCTTTATGGCACTGCTGAATCGATCTACAGCGCGTCCGCGGAAGTATGCCCGTGTGTCAGCAGGTGGATTATGGAGGGCGGCATCAATCTGTTCGTCCGTGACGACGCGCCGCATCGGAATCCCATAGTATAACCCTTCATCAAGATCGATGTTGTGATATTCTAAATCCAAACTTTGGAGCCATGGGTCGTCCCAGGCGACTCCCTCTTCCTCAGCAAACGTTTCAAGCAACCATTTTTTCGCGACCCAATCCAGTCGATCCGTGAGCGACATTGGGTCCGCCTCAAGGGTGTTGAGGGTATCCTCCCACTCGGTGAGCACCCAGTCGGTTTCAGGGAGGAACGAGGTTACCTCGCTATTGCTAAGATACTTCTGTGCGAGGGCAAGATACTCACGTTGATGGTCGATGGCGGACATTGTTTTCCCTTCCGCCGTCATTACTATCCAACGATACGTCTGGTCATGCGATACAGTTTTGATGGTATCAATGGGGTTGACGAGTGCTAAGTGCTCTGGGATCCGTCGTTGTTCAATCAAGGTAATCACAAGTGCTGTCGTGCCGACCTTGAGTGCCGTTGCGTATTCGGACATATTCGCATCGCCCGCGATGCCGTGTAACCTACGATATTTAGAGGCATCCGCATGCGGTTCATCTCGCGTGTTGACGATAGGACGGTTATGCATGGTATCCACACTCGCCTCCACGTGAAAGAAATCGGATCTTTGAGATAACTGGTAGTGTCCTGGGGTCGCGAGTCCGGCTTCTGTTTCAATGCCGATCTTTCCTGCGCCTGCGAAGATCTGGCGTGTAATAAAGAACGGCATGATACCTTGCTTAAGCGTTTCAAACGGTACTTCGCGTGCCATCAGGTAGTTATCGTGGCACCCGTAACTATGCCCATGGAAATCGGTATTATTTTTGTATAAAAGCACCCGTCTTCCGAGTTTCTGACTGCGTGTTTCGGCACACCGTTGAAGGATGCGTTCGCCGGCTTTATCGTGTGCGACGAGGTCGAAGAGACGACTGCATTCAGGCGTTGAATACTCCGGGTGTGCGTGGTCGTTGTAGAGCCGTGCCCCGTTAGCGAGGATGTGATCGCTTTTGATTTCAGCAAAAGAGAGCCGTTCTTTAAGATTGCGGTTCCGGTCGCGTTCTTCCTCTTCCTTCTCATCAGGGTGATTGGAGAGGGCATTCGCCCGAAAGCCGCGTTCATCTCGAAACGGGTCCTCGCCGCGGTAGTCCCACACGGGTCGAAAATCTTCCTGTCGGTAGCTTTTTATGAGCTCAATAGATTGCTTGACGGCATCAAGGTGCGCTTCATTTTCGAGCGTTATTCCGTATTCAGTTTCGATTCCAAAAAGTCTTTCCATATTTTAAACTACGAGCCCCTGGACTGCGCGCCCTTCTATTACGCGCAGGTTTCTGGTGAAGTCCCAACTGGATTTGAGGAGCGATACATCCCAAAATAACAACAAACACATAGCCCGTAATGAAATGGAGAGCGGATATACGGAGAGGCTCGTTTTTTATTCACCTCACCGAACCGCACGGAAAAATTAAATAACGCGTGATCCGGAGGCTTTGCGTCGCTCCTGTTTCTCCGCCTTGATAGGTGTAACTTTGACAACATTCGCTGGATCGTAATCAAGGAGTTTGAGCCAGTCTTCAGTCGCCTCAGTCGGCGGGAAGATTTCGCTTTCACCATATTCTGCTGCGAGAGCATTTAACAGGTCGGCGCGTGTAATACCACTTTCCTTCTCTGGGTTCTGAATCGCACGTTTGAGTGCGGATTCCTTCGCCCGCTGCACAATCGACTCAATAATCGCCCCGCTGCAGAGATGTCCTTTATAGAGGATATCACGTCTGCCACTCCTGAGAGACACTTCAAGGAATCGGTTGTCTTCGTCTTCACGGAACATTTCATCAACGACCTGTGCGATAAGATCTGCAACGGCTTTCTCAGCCGGGATAACTTCAGGCGGTGTTTCACCCTTTCCTGTTTCGGTTTCCTTCTCCGCATCCAAGAGTGAAGCGATGGGAAGTTCAGGAGTGAGATAGATACGGAAGATATCCTTTGCAGCCTCTGCATCTGGACGTGTTACTTTAATCTTTCTATCAATGCGCCCTGGACGTAAAATGGCAGGATCAATCAAATCAGGACGGTTTGTCGCTAAAATAATGACGACATCCTGCAGTGATTCAATACCATCCATCTCTGCACAAAACATCGGGACGAGTGTATTCGAGATACTGTGGGATCTGAGTGCCCGACGGGTCCCCAGTATTGACTCGGCTTCATCGATAAAGACGAAAGCCAGTTTGCCATCCTCTTTTTTCTCACGGGCGATCTGAAAAATTTCTCGCACCTTCCGCTCGGATTCGCCGAGCCACATGTTGAGAATCTCGGGTCCCTTGATATGTAAGAAACAGCCTTCAACATCCTCGCCGCTTTCCCTTCGGAGCCGCTGGGTTAAATTGTAAGCCGTCGCCTTGCCAATGAGCGTTTTTCCACAGCCTGGAGGTCCGTGGAGCAGGAAACCTTTCGGTGCGCTATATTGGAACCGTTCAAAAAGTTCGGGGTGCAGGATCGGCAGTTCAATCGTGTCCTTAATGCGTTGGATAGTTTCCTCAAGCCCGCCGACCTTTGACCAGGGTATATTCGGGACCGCCTCAAGCGCGTAAGCGTCTGTCTCTTTCGCGGCGATATGTTCAAGGGCGACACGGAAATTGGAGTCAATCCGCACCTCATCACCGGGCTTCAGTTTTTCATCTACGAGGTCCGTGGAGCGTTCAAGGATGACGGTTTGAGCGTTCGGTTCTTGACCGATCCGGAGCCGTCCATCCGGCATGACATCGGCGATCTTTGCAATGGGACCTGCATCGTTGTATCCGAGTTCACCGACAACGACAAAAGCGTCGTTCAGTAGGATGCTGAACCCCTTTTTAAGGTTGGACGCTTCCAGTTCCGGATCAATATTCGCATAGTATTCGGAGCCACCGACGATAACGCGGGCAATGTCTTCTTTGGGCAATCCGAGCAAGGTTCCGATCCGGTTCGCCGGTGCAGTGAGTTTTTCAATCTGCTCCTCCATTTCGGCGTGGATACGGAGTGCCTCTTGCTGAATGGCACGGACCCTCTCCTGAAATTCACCTTCATCGCTGAGAATAGAGCGACGGAGTTCCATGAGCCAGCGACGGCGCCGGTCATCTACCGGGGTCTCGGCGATAATGTGGTGAATTAACTGCAAGGAATAGCCAGAACCCATTGCCTCCTCTTCAGGAGTGAGTTCCTCTTCAAGTTCCTCGTCATCTTCAATAAACAGGTCGTTCCCATCGGGACCTGGACCCGCAGTTCTACGATTCTTCTTATCGTACATTTGACATCTCCTCAGACAGCGCGGATGACTTTACGATAGAGTTTACCACATTTCCCACAATTTTACGAATATTTATTTATTTATTTATATCCTACTTAAATTGCGGTATACTGCGATAATTTTCAATAGTTTAGCACAACTTACAACACAAATGCAAGAAAAAAAACAAGTTTAGGTGGAATTTCGTTCGCGAACGATTAACTTGACTTCTGTCAATCCGTATGTTAGGATAGCCATCGGGATTCGGGGATCCCTCCTATAAGAAATTTGCGAGGTAAACAGGAGAAGCAATCTTATGACACTCATATCTCTGTTAGAACACTCAATCCAACACTATGGCAGTAAACCCGCATTGGCGCATAAACCGAAAGGTGGCACCTATCAAGACATCTCTTATGCTAAATTTGGCGAATCGGTGGACGCTTTCCGTAAAGGGTTAAACGCTTTAGGGGTGCAAAAGGAGGATCGGGTCGCACTTCTCTCTGAGAACCGTCCCGAATGGGCAATCACGGATTTTGGTAGCCTCAAAGCCGGTGCGGTAACCGTGCCGATGTTCTCAACGCTGACTGCGGCACAGGTCGGTTATATTCTAAAAGATTCCGGATCAAAAATTATCTGCGTCTCCACGAGCCGGCAGTTGGAGAAGGTAACCGCTATCCGGGATGAAGTGCCGACACTTGAGCAGATAATTGTCTTTGACCCGATTGAAGGTGAACTCCCTGAAGGTGTTATCCAATTTGAGGAAGTCTGCGAACTGGACGGACAGGCAACAGATGCCGACGTGAGCGAAAATGACATCGCAACGATTATCTATACTTCAGGAACAACAGGAGACCCGAAGGGGGTCATGCTAACACATGCGAATTTCATTTCAAATTTACAGGCGTGTAAATCGCTGATTGAGGTCAGTGATGCAGACGTGTTGCTGTCGTTCCTACCGCTATCACACGTATTTGAGCGGCTCGGCGGGCATTATGTGCCATTGTCCTCAGGTGCGAAGGTGGCTTACGCCGAGAGCACGTTCACGGTCGCCCAGAATATGCGGGAGGTTGCCCCGACAGTGATGCTCAGTGTGCCGAGACTCTATGAAACCATGCATGACAGAATCCTGCGTGCCGTGCAGGAAGGCTCATCGCTCAAACAAAAGATTTTTCATTGGGGTGTCTCCGTGGGTTCATCCGTCAGTTCAGCGATTCAAAAGGGAAAAAAGCCGTCTGCAATTTTGCAATTACAACAGAACATTGCGGACAAACTGGTTTTCGCGAAATTGAAGGCGGCAACGGGGGGGCGGCTACGCTTCTTCGTCTCAGGTGGCGCGGCGTTACCACAATCGATCGCCGAGTTTTTCCACGCGGCGGGCATATTGATTTTGGAAGGATACGGTTTAACGGAGACATCGCCTGTCATTAGTATGAACCATCCCGCACAATGGAAGTTTGGAACGGTTGGTGTGCCTGCCCCCGGTGTAGAGGTGCACATCGCTGAAGATGGTGAGATTCTCACCCGCGGTCCACACGTCATGAAAGGGTATTTCAATAACGAAGCCGCGACAGCAGAGGTTATCGACGAAGAGGGGTGGTTTTACACGGGCGACATCGGTCTCATTGATGAGGACGGGTTCGTTAAGATTACCGATCGGAAGAAGAATATTATTGTGCTTTCCAACGGTAAGAACGTCGCCCCACAACCGATAGAGAGTGAATTGGTGCAAAGTCCGTTTATTGACCAGATTATGCTGGTCGGCAACGAACGTAAAAATCTCGCGGCACTGATTGTTCCGAATTTCGACGCACTTAAGGCGTGGGCAGCGGAGAATAACGTTGCAACGGAACGGACGGACGGGGAAACCCCGCCCCTACATGAGACGCGGGAGGTCCAACAACTCATTCAAGGTGAAATCCGAAGTCGGTTGACCGATTTCTCGGACTTTGAACAGGTGCGACGGTTTAAACTCCTTGAAAAGGAGTTCTCACAAGAAGCGGATGAGATGACACCGACGCTGAAGTTGAAGCGGAACGTTATTATGGAGCGATACGGGGATGCGATTGCGGAGATGTATCCTGAGGACGCTTAATCTACATCTATCTCCTGACTGCCATCCGGATGACCGATTACGCTGTGGTCGCCAGACTTAATCACCAGGTATGCTCTTATGCCCCTCTGCTTCATAGTGTTGGACCATAGCCTCCAATGCTTTTAGTCCTTTCGCCTTAGATTCAGATCACCGACATTTTCAAAAGATACATCGGGACTTTCATCTTCGGGCAGTAGCTGCCGGGTGTTATTCACAGTATCGGGTCCTGCGGTGGATGAGTCTCGCGGTGTTTCCGGGGTGGCATCAGATGTTGACGGCGGTTTCGGCAGACTTTCTACAAAGTTTTTCGTTTCCCACTGGACATAAACGACCCCCACACCTATCAACAGTAGAAAGACTATAGAGATAAAAGCAAAAGTTCTCATTGGAAACTCCATTTTGTCGTGAGTTCAGGAGAGTAGCCTCCTGAATTAAGTCTATTAAGCAAATTTCATGCCAATTCGATGAAAAATGGTATTTTCTCAGCGAAAATTGCTAACATTGCAAAAATCTTTTCACGATAGAATGCTTCTAAACCCTTATATCCACAGGGTTTATCAACTGCTGCCTATAACTTCCAAATTTCAATTTATAGTAAAACCCGTAATTACCTTTACACTTTTTTGCATCGGCGAGGTTAGGAAACCTCGCCTACCGGGGGCAGAAGTGTAAACTTATTTTCAAAATCTACTATAAAAGTTTGTTTTGCGGAAAAAAGCAGATGCCCTCGGGCCCTTCAGGTTATCGTCTGGACGCAAAAATTGCGTCACGACACGCAAAAATTGCGTCACTCGGGACCCCAATAGTTTGGCGCGCGTCTTTTCTCGTAAAAAACAGAGTGCAAATCCTTGGGGCAAACTCATGGCACTGTGGGTGCCATTACCGCAAGCCCGTGCTTGATGATCTCAATTGTGGCAGGGGTTTCGCACATCGGCTCGCCATCGGCATACAGCAGCATGGGGGTATCCGTCTCAATTGTTAAAGTGCGGGTCTGGTGCATGGATACGGCAGGATGTGAAACGTGTCCCCCCCAGAAAAGTGTCACCAGTAGCCGTAACACCGTTAGAGAGGACACTGGACGGATAATACAAACATCGAAAAGTCCATCGTCGATGCGAGCCTTCGGCACAATCTGAAACCCACCCCCGTATCGATTTGTGATGCCGGTCGCAGCGAGGAGGAGGGGTCCCTCATGGACACCAAAATCGCCTTCAAGACGGACGAACGGCGGGTCGTAATAGAAAAGCGTCTCTACGGCTGCGTAAGCATAGGAGGCAGTGCCTGCAAACAGCGGTGTGCCCTTCGCCGCCCGACGACTCACCTCCGTATCGTAACCGCAAGTGGCGATGGTAATGAAGTAGTTTTTAATTTTTCCTTGCGGTTCGGTCGGTGAGGTTTGGACATTGAAGCACCTTTCCGTAGATCCTCCCTCCATTTCATTACGGGCTACATCATCTGGATTAACAGTTGACTGCTGGTTGCTATTCTGGTAGCAACATCCTAAATCCACACGGATAGGTGTGCCAGATAAGAGGGTTGCGATTGCGACTTCCGGTTTCAGCGGCACACCTATCGCAGCTGCAAAATCGTTGCCACGACCACACGGGAGCACACCCAAGGTTACATCGGGAACGGTTGCAATACCATTGACGACTTCGTGGAGTGTTCCATCACCTCCGCACGCAATTACGGATCGGATGCCATCGGAGACGGCTTCTTGTGCGAAACGCTTGGCATCGCCGGATGCCGAAGTGAAGGTCAATTGTCCCTGAGCACCAGATTCAGTGAGCGCAGTATACGCCTGTTCAGCAATGCTTTTCGCGTGTCCTTTACCTGAAATGGGGTTTGCAATGAGAATAAAATTGTTCATTTTATGACTGCGATTTTGCCTATCCTTTTTTCGGTCTCAAATTCAAGAACATAGATATAGATACCGGTTGATACGTCTGCGGTGTTGTTGCTCGTAAGCCACCATTCCTTGCGGTTGTGATCCTGATCGGTCACATCCAATGTTTCAAGCAACTCACCGCCTGCAGTAAAAAGTTGGATGCGGGTGCCGATAGGCAACCTATCGAAAGTGATTGCCCCTTTGTCAGCGATGTTAGGACGAACCGGATTTGGATAGACCCGCACCTGCGTCAAGTCAGACACTGCCATTCCGATAACATCGAGGGGTATTTCAAGCGGTTGTGTAGAAGCACGGATAGGATTCTCATCAATATCGACCACATTGGAGACGGTAATCTCATATTGGTCTGTCGTATCAGTGAGCGATTGCCCGAAGTGCTCAAGCAGATTGCCTGTATCAAACGCCAAGAGTGCGCGCCGCCCCATCCTGTCGCGGATAGCGGACACCGGACTCACCCCACCAATCCGCTCAGCGGCGCGTAAGACATAGCGGTTCTCGTTCCCAATCCCGGGATCCATCCGTCGGTCAAAGGTGACGATGACCCAGAAATTTCCACTCGTAGACACCCCATTGGGTATCTGAATTTCAGATTCTG
This window contains:
- a CDS encoding long-chain fatty acid--CoA ligase; translated protein: MTLISLLEHSIQHYGSKPALAHKPKGGTYQDISYAKFGESVDAFRKGLNALGVQKEDRVALLSENRPEWAITDFGSLKAGAVTVPMFSTLTAAQVGYILKDSGSKIICVSTSRQLEKVTAIRDEVPTLEQIIVFDPIEGELPEGVIQFEEVCELDGQATDADVSENDIATIIYTSGTTGDPKGVMLTHANFISNLQACKSLIEVSDADVLLSFLPLSHVFERLGGHYVPLSSGAKVAYAESTFTVAQNMREVAPTVMLSVPRLYETMHDRILRAVQEGSSLKQKIFHWGVSVGSSVSSAIQKGKKPSAILQLQQNIADKLVFAKLKAATGGRLRFFVSGGAALPQSIAEFFHAAGILILEGYGLTETSPVISMNHPAQWKFGTVGVPAPGVEVHIAEDGEILTRGPHVMKGYFNNEAATAEVIDEEGWFYTGDIGLIDEDGFVKITDRKKNIIVLSNGKNVAPQPIESELVQSPFIDQIMLVGNERKNLAALIVPNFDALKAWAAENNVATERTDGETPPLHETREVQQLIQGEIRSRLTDFSDFEQVRRFKLLEKEFSQEADEMTPTLKLKRNVIMERYGDAIAEMYPEDA
- a CDS encoding ubiquitin-like protein UBact is translated as MTAKMIAQLERKQRDTKPIGPGDGDSDNEGPKRQKVSRPDTQELLKRMRRVDKDQSRRYRQRTGE
- a CDS encoding proteasome subunit alpha; this encodes MNAFFNNSQSVKSSDNHKGDFLSLLKQANYPLTIDVPSETSQHGADIEIAHSTTVVAVRYREGVMIAGDRRATAGTSVIYDRAEKVLQIDRHSVLAISGSPAIAYEIARILEHSFQYFRRSQLQELSLEGKLRMLSRLIRENLPMALQGIGGVIPIFALYDLNTADDKNGGKIFFYDALGAHFENVNFATTGSGSIWIRGVLRYLSRFGDTPLREMDERQATITILRLLDTASEYDAATSGYNARAQIFPNIKTVTRTGVEDIPDDELETCYAEAQPDGETV
- a CDS encoding diacylglycerol kinase family lipid kinase, with the translated sequence MNNFILIANPISGKGHAKSIAEQAYTALTESGAQGQLTFTSASGDAKRFAQEAVSDGIRSVIACGGDGTLHEVVNGIATVPDVTLGVLPCGRGNDFAAAIGVPLKPEVAIATLLSGTPIRVDLGCCYQNSNQQSTVNPDDVARNEMEGGSTERCFNVQTSPTEPQGKIKNYFITIATCGYDTEVSRRAAKGTPLFAGTASYAYAAVETLFYYDPPFVRLEGDFGVHEGPLLLAATGITNRYGGGFQIVPKARIDDGLFDVCIIRPVSSLTVLRLLVTLFWGGHVSHPAVSMHQTRTLTIETDTPMLLYADGEPMCETPATIEIIKHGLAVMAPTVP
- a CDS encoding AAA family ATPase, whose protein sequence is MYDKKNRRTAGPGPDGNDLFIEDDEELEEELTPEEEAMGSGYSLQLIHHIIAETPVDDRRRRWLMELRRSILSDEGEFQERVRAIQQEALRIHAEMEEQIEKLTAPANRIGTLLGLPKEDIARVIVGGSEYYANIDPELEASNLKKGFSILLNDAFVVVGELGYNDAGPIAKIADVMPDGRLRIGQEPNAQTVILERSTDLVDEKLKPGDEVRIDSNFRVALEHIAAKETDAYALEAVPNIPWSKVGGLEETIQRIKDTIELPILHPELFERFQYSAPKGFLLHGPPGCGKTLIGKATAYNLTQRLRRESGEDVEGCFLHIKGPEILNMWLGESERKVREIFQIAREKKEDGKLAFVFIDEAESILGTRRALRSHSISNTLVPMFCAEMDGIESLQDVVIILATNRPDLIDPAILRPGRIDRKIKVTRPDAEAAKDIFRIYLTPELPIASLLDAEKETETGKGETPPEVIPAEKAVADLIAQVVDEMFREDEDNRFLEVSLRSGRRDILYKGHLCSGAIIESIVQRAKESALKRAIQNPEKESGITRADLLNALAAEYGESEIFPPTEATEDWLKLLDYDPANVVKVTPIKAEKQERRKASGSRVI
- a CDS encoding proteasome accessory factor PafA2 family protein — its product is MERLFGIETEYGITLENEAHLDAVKQSIELIKSYRQEDFRPVWDYRGEDPFRDERGFRANALSNHPDEKEEEERDRNRNLKERLSFAEIKSDHILANGARLYNDHAHPEYSTPECSRLFDLVAHDKAGERILQRCAETRSQKLGRRVLLYKNNTDFHGHSYGCHDNYLMAREVPFETLKQGIMPFFITRQIFAGAGKIGIETEAGLATPGHYQLSQRSDFFHVEASVDTMHNRPIVNTRDEPHADASKYRRLHGIAGDANMSEYATALKVGTTALVITLIEQRRIPEHLALVNPIDTIKTVSHDQTYRWIVMTAEGKTMSAIDHQREYLALAQKYLSNSEVTSFLPETDWVLTEWEDTLNTLEADPMSLTDRLDWVAKKWLLETFAEEEGVAWDDPWLQSLDLEYHNIDLDEGLYYGIPMRRVVTDEQIDAALHNPPADTRAYFRGRAVDRFSSAIKAIQWDSITFTVNGRTREVNLNALADAAIARQYNEVLDQSPTVETLIEKLHL